The Glycine max cultivar Williams 82 chromosome 17, Glycine_max_v4.0, whole genome shotgun sequence genome contains the following window.
GAGAAGGATTTTAAGTCATTGCTATGGCCATTGTTCAGAGTAGATGGACAATTGTAATGTCCTGTGGTGCTGGATTTTATTGTGAAACTTGATTTCTTATATCCTAATGACAACATTCATTGTAAGTGGGACAATGGTTACTACTGCTACATGGGATCAAACTACTTTTGTTCTTAGTGTTCCAAGAAGAAAACTAGCTGATCAAACTCAAAAAATACTATTCACATTTGTCTTTCCTAGTACTCGTCATGTAAAGGggaaatggtaaaaaaaatgtatatattgcATCTATATGTCATGGGGGAGCAATTTCatgaattgtgatttttttaacaattaattaggACATATTTCTAAGCAATGATGGAATAAGAAGTAATTAATAATGTCAactattcaatttattttaagaaaaatagataaTGCCAAATTATTACATGTGATTTactctatatttatattttaataggcataaatttcaaaattctaaaagtacaaatgtaattttttttccttctacttGTACTTTTTAGACATTTATCAActgaatatgtatttttattggtcaaaatataataaaaagtatttttatacaattatacCAGAAGACACATAAActattaaaagtaaatattttctcGTACCAATTAACATTCAATTTATATTCTATAGTTTCTATCTTGACATTCCATGTATTTGAGAATTTGATTATTAATGATATGAGTTGAGAatggttttgtcaaaaaaataaattaatattcaattttaatgtttaataatgaataaatttCAAATCTTACTAATACaaatatggaaaaaaatattaaatacttcttccatttctatttataaaacatagttaataatatttttcttttttattgtaagattttgttttatctctcttgtcaaataattttttttttattaaaatatccttatttgtttttttccttctcgtatggaaataagagaaaattaatagattcctaataaaattaaaaatatattataattataaacaaatttaattttaaaaattaaatcaactaATTTTGAACTATATCTTCTAGTTAGGACAGAGGAGTATtgcattatttatttctttcgaagaatattacattattaatcattaattaatcagTAAAATTGTCGGAATTAAGAGACACGCACGCAACGCGGCAACGCAAGCGCAAAATGCTAAGCTATGTCGCAGAACAAGCGGCATGCTCCGTCCACCTGAAATGTGTACATACAATTCCCTCCATCATTGGACAGTACCCTACACCTGCAAGCGCCCAGCCCGTACCCGATTCATCCCCACGGTCCAAATAAGGAAAAATTCCTAGAAGGCTTTCACTACGTGCTCCGCAGTCACACTCCGCACACGATGGATCCGCTACTCATCACCCAATGATTCCATCACCCCGCGCTCCACCGTGGCCAACACAATGGCGTCGTCACAGCCAATTAAAACGCGCCATGTCCCCACACTCACAGTCACCGGCGGGAGAGTGAACAAAGCTTGCAAAACACGATTCTctgatttcattttttctcaCTACAAAACCACACTCACTCTCCTCCTCTCGCctctttccttctttctttctcccattctcctAAATTCCTCCAAAAACCCTAACACTCTCTCATTCTCAGTTTTTCTCAATCTTATGATTAATGGAAGACCACGCGCATGCTGCACTACCTCCCGGTTACCGGTTCTACCCTTCCGAAGAGGTTCTCGTCGGTTACTACTTAACCAAGAAGAACGAGAACCGGGAGGAGGGTTTCTACGGTTCTGATTTGATCAGAGAACTTGACCTCTACGATCACGATCCCTTCGAATTACCGGACGCTGCTGCTTGCTTTTCGTACGGTTACAAAGGGAGGAAGAAGCATTGGTTCTGTTACGCTAAAGAGACCAAACGCAGAAACAGAAGAAAGGTGAAAAGCGGGTTCTGGCTCCGGAAGGGAAAGGTTCGGGATATTTCCGACCACAACGGCGACGACGTCGTTTTGGGCACGAGGACGCGTTTCGTTTTCTACGTCGGCAATTCCCTGAAAAACGCTGCCAGAACCGATTGGATTTTGTACGAATACGCATTGGTTGATCGCTTTCTGGTACGGATTCACCGATTGAATTCAAATAACACGAATTCGTGTAATAATTAGTGTGCTTTTGGATGAGCCTTTGCTAAAAATTTGGTTAAAATGTGACTAGATTAATGTTTGGATGTTAAGTTCGCAAAAGTTACTTAAATTGTTCAAACTCGAAACAGATTTTGAAACTGTAATTAATTCCTCAATCTGAAACTAAATATGTAAACATTTTGCCTAAAATCAAGTTAACTGATATTTCAAACTTGCTactgattattaattaattaaatgtgtaGCTAATGTGAACTTTTTTTGTTTGCAGGCTTCGTTTGTGCTTTGTCGTGTGGTGAATAAG
Protein-coding sequences here:
- the LOC100790503 gene encoding NAC domain-containing protein 71 isoform X3 is translated as MEDHAHAALPPGYRFYPSEEVLVGYYLTKKNENREEGFYGSDLIRELDLYDHDPFELPDAAACFSYGYKGRKKHWFCYAKETKRRNRRKVKSGFWLRKGKVRDISDHNGDDVVLGTRTRFVFYVGNSLKNAARTDWILYEYALVDRFLASFVLCRVVNKPPHKNSPSEIGLSCCAEESVVAVVRHVGVQCDGCAESDVVEAKVCDEGFVNRENEIAENPISGEHGDPAAPVSVAQGSQPLSIANFCISNCLKNLFRIRVINTGNQSKCSGKAF
- the LOC100790503 gene encoding NAC domain-containing protein 71 isoform X1, producing the protein MEDHAHAALPPGYRFYPSEEVLVGYYLTKKNENREEGFYGSDLIRELDLYDHDPFELPDAAACFSYGYKGRKKHWFCYAKETKRRNRRKVKSGFWLRKGKVRDISDHNGDDVVLGTRTRFVFYVGNSLKNAARTDWILYEYALVDRFLASFVLCRVVNKPPHKNSPSEIGLSCCAEESVVAVVRHVGVQCDGCAESDVVEAKVCDEGFVNRENEIAENPISGEHGDPAAPVSVAQGSQPLSIANFCISNCLKNLFRIRVINTGNQSKCLLQVLFSFKFGKF
- the LOC100790503 gene encoding NAC domain-containing protein 71 isoform X2 — its product is MEDHAHAALPPGYRFYPSEEVLVGYYLTKKNENREEGFYGSDLIRELDLYDHDPFELPDAAACFSYGYKGRKKHWFCYAKETKRRNRRKVKSGFWLRKGKVRDISDHNGDDVVLGTRTRFVFYVGNSLKNAARTDWILYEYALVDRFLASFVLCRVVNKPPHKNSPSEIGLSCCAEESVVAVVRHVGVQCDGCAESDVVEAKVCDEGFVNRENEIAENPISGEHGDPAAPVSVAQGSQPVQERLSKLPSGSALFVGAMTSQQLMLSILEEDFIELDDIA